From a region of the Castanea sativa cultivar Marrone di Chiusa Pesio chromosome 10, ASM4071231v1 genome:
- the LOC142612948 gene encoding bifunctional pinoresinol-lariciresinol reductase 2-like, translating to MAKSKVLVVGGTGYLGKRFVKASLAEGHETYILHRAEIGVDIEKVQMLLSFKEQGAHLVSGSFTDHQSLVKAIKLVDVVICTISGVHIRSHQILLQLKLIDAIKEAGNVKRFLPSEFGTDPARMEDALEPGRVTFDDKMIVRKAIEDAQIPFTYISANCFAGYFLGGLCQPGKILPSRDSVVLLGDGNKKAIYVDEDDIAMYAIKTIDDPRTLNKTVYLRPPKNILSQREVVETWEKLIGKELQKSSIPKEQFLASLKGLEYAEQVGLIHYYHVCYEGCLTNFEIGNDAVEASELYPEIKYTMVEEYMKRYL from the exons atggcAAAAAGCAAAGTGCTGGTTGTAGGGGGAACTGGGTATCTAGGGAAGAGGTTCGTGAAGGCAAGTTTGGCTGAGGGTCATGAGACGTACATCCTACACAGAGCAGAGATAGGTGTTGATATTGAAAAAGTTCAAATGCTTTTGTCATTCAAGGAGCAAGGAGCTCACCTTGTTTCTGGTTCCTTTACCGATCACCAGAGTCTTGTGAAGGCTATCAAATTAGTTGATGTTGTTATCTGTACAATATCTGGAGTTCACATCCGAAGCCACCAAATTCTCCTTCAACTTAAGCTTATTGATGCCATCAAAGAAGCTGGTAATGTAAag AGATTTTTGCCCTCTGAATTTGGCACCGACCCTGCTAGAATGGAGGATGCATTAGAACCTGGGAGAGTGACATTTGATGACAAAATGATTGTAAGGAAAGCCATTGAAGATGCTCAAATACCCTTCACATATATTTCTGCAAACTGTTTTGCTGGTTACTTTCTTGGTGGTTTGTGCCAGCCCGGTAAGATCCTCCCTTCAAGGGATTCAGTGGTATTGTTGGGAGACGGAAATAAAAAAG CAATTTATGTGGATGAAGATGATATAGCAATGTATGCCATCAAAACTATAGATGATCCTCGAACCCTCAACAAGACAGTATATCTAAGGCCACCTAAAAATATCCTATCTCAAAGAGAAGTTGTTGAGACTTGGGAGAAACTAATTGGCAAAGAGTTGCAAAAGTCCTCCATACCCAAGGAACAGTTTTTAGCTTCCTTAAAAG gaCTAGAGTACGCAGAGCAAGTTGGACTTATACATTACTATCATGTTTGTTATGAGGGGTGTCTTACAAATTTCGAGATAGGAAATGATGCAGTAGAAGCTTCTGAGCTTTATCCAGAGATCAAGTATACTATGGTGGAAGAATACATGAAACGCTATTTATAA